The following are from one region of the Syngnathus acus chromosome 10, fSynAcu1.2, whole genome shotgun sequence genome:
- the adra2db gene encoding alpha-2Db adrenergic receptor has product MDELNVLENVSKDVNSTDEPLEWPHAVPAAALIILVVAVIISVTIVGNVLVIVAVLTSRALRAPQNLFLVSLASADILVATLVIPFSLVNEVMGYWYFGSTWCAFYLALDVLFCTSSIVHLCAISLDRYWSVTKAVSYNLKRTPKRIKSMIGMVWLISAVISFPPLLMTKHDERECLINDETWYILSSCVVSFFAPGLIMILVYCKIYKVAKQRSSTVFVAKNGLERQPSQSETCFVRNDRFEMESPSSQSSGSHPQRQGELDDIDLEESCSPSDTKLRSHHFTRRGKVEVSDSCSSQNCRISWASSRASQLYSEQKHVAVGRQHAAAVNKTKVAQMREKRFTFVLAVVMGVFVLCWFPFFFTYSLHAICRDSCYIPDTLFNLFFWIGYCNSSVNPIIYTIFNRDFRKAFKKIIWPSPKRT; this is encoded by the coding sequence ATGGATGAGCTGAACGTGCTCGAAAATGTCTCCAAGGATGTTAACAGCACGGACGAGCCGCTCGAGTGGCCCCACGCAGTGCCGGCCGCCGCGCTCATCATCTTGGTAGTCGCCGTGATCATCTCCGTGACGATCGTGGGAAATGTTTTGGTGATCGTGGCGGTGCTGACGAGCAGGGCTCTCCGCGCCCCTCAAAACCTCTTCCTGGTCTCTTTGGCCTCAGCGGACATCCTGGTGGCCACCCTGGTCATCCCCTTCTCGCTGGTAAACGAGGTGATGGGCTACTGGTACTTTGGAAGCACTTGGTGCGCATTTTACCTGGCGCTGGACGTGCTATTCTGCACCTCCTCCATCGTGCACCTGTGCGCCATTAGTTTGGATCGCTACTGGTCCGTCACCAAGGCGGTGAGCTACAACTTGAAGAGGACCCCGAAGCGCATTAAATCGATGATTGGCATGGTGTGGTTGATCTCGGCGGTCATCTCCTTTCCTCCTCTCCTCATGACCAAGCATGACGAGCGGGAGTGTCTCATCAACGACGAGACGTGGTACATCCTCTCCTCCTGCGTGGTGTCCTTTTTTGCGCCGGGTCTCATCATGATTTTGGTCTACTGCAAGATCTACAAGGTGGCCAAGCAACGCTCCTCCACAGTGTTCGTGGCCAAAAACGGACTGGAGAGGCAGCCCTCACAATCAGAAACCTGCTTCGTCCGTAACGACCGCTTCGAGATGGAGAGTCCCAGCAGCCAAAGTTCGGGCAGCCATCCGCAGAGACAAGGCGAGCTCGACGACATCGACCTGGAGGAGAGCTGCTCTCCGTCTGATACCAAACTCCGCAGTCACCACTTCACCAGAAGAGGGAAAGTGGAGGTTTCGGACAGCTGCTCGTCACAGAACTGCCGTATTTCCTGGGCTTCGTCGCGCGCGTCACAGCTCTATTCGGAGCAAAAACACGTCGCGGTCGGGCGCCAACACGCTGCCGCTGTCAACAAGACCAAAGTGGCCCAGATGCGGGAGAAGCGCTTCAcgttcgtcctggccgtggtaATGGGGGTGTTTGTACTCTGCTGGTTCCCCTTCTTTTTCACTTACAGCCTGCACGCTATCTGCAGGGACAGCTGCTATATCCCTGACACACTTTTCAACCTTTTCTTTTGGATTGGCTACTGCAACAGCTCAGTCAACCCCATCATTTACACAATTTTCAACAGGGATTTTAGGAAAGCCttcaaaaaaatcatttggccGTCTCCTAAGCGCACATAA